A region from the Nostoc sp. HK-01 genome encodes:
- the rfbA gene encoding glucose-1-phosphate thymidylyltransferase produces the protein MKGIILAGGFGTRLYPITNVVSKQLMPIYDKPMIYYPLSVLMLAGIREILIISTPNDLPLLQELLKDGSQWGLQFSYIEQPYPEGLAHAFILGKEFIDNQPVCLILGDNLFYGNGLREVLLRAAQLKEGGLIFGYQVKDPRPYGVIEFDADGWVTGIEEKPALPKSKYVIPGIYFYDAQIAEIAANLQPSARNELEITDVNMAYLKQGKLRVELLGRGYAWLDAGTHESLHQAANFIQTLEERQGLKIACIEEIAYNQGYIDANQLKELIKPMAKSSYGQYLISILEDDYLIARKRPQCFINSH, from the coding sequence ATGAAAGGAATTATTTTAGCGGGTGGCTTTGGTACTCGTCTTTATCCGATTACTAATGTTGTAAGTAAACAACTAATGCCAATTTATGACAAGCCGATGATTTATTATCCCTTGTCTGTATTAATGTTGGCAGGAATCCGCGAAATTTTAATTATTTCTACACCAAATGATTTGCCATTATTACAAGAACTTTTAAAAGATGGTAGTCAATGGGGTTTGCAGTTTAGTTACATTGAGCAGCCTTATCCCGAAGGTTTGGCTCATGCTTTTATTTTAGGAAAGGAGTTTATAGATAATCAACCAGTCTGCTTAATTTTGGGTGACAATTTATTTTATGGTAACGGTTTAAGAGAAGTGTTACTGAGAGCCGCACAACTAAAAGAAGGTGGACTTATTTTTGGCTATCAGGTAAAAGATCCGCGGCCTTATGGCGTGATTGAATTTGATGCGGATGGTTGGGTAACAGGAATAGAAGAAAAACCTGCATTACCTAAATCTAAATATGTCATTCCTGGGATTTATTTTTATGATGCTCAAATTGCAGAAATAGCAGCTAATCTCCAACCTTCGGCGCGGAATGAACTAGAAATAACTGATGTGAATATGGCTTATTTAAAGCAAGGAAAATTAAGAGTTGAGCTTTTAGGTAGAGGATATGCTTGGTTAGATGCAGGAACTCATGAATCTTTACATCAAGCCGCTAATTTTATCCAAACCTTAGAAGAACGGCAAGGATTAAAAATAGCTTGTATTGAAGAAATTGCCTACAATCAAGGCTATATAGATGCTAATCAACTCAAAGAATTAATTAAACCAATGGCTAAAAGTAGCTATGGTCAATATTTAATCTCAATTTTAGAAGACGATTATCTCATTGCTAGAAAAAGACCACAATGTTTCATTAATTCTCATTAA
- a CDS encoding dTDP-glucose 4,6-dehydratase: MLTALVTGGAGFIGANFILLARKNNWFNIINLDKLTYASNIENLAELRGDRNYHFVQGDICNIELISYLLNQYQPDLIINFAAESHVDRSIFSPQVFIQTNVVGTFNVLEASRLYWQKLSPPKQQQFRFLHISTDEVYGSLQPDEPAFREDTPYAPNSPYAASKAAADHFVRAYYHTYKLPTLTTNCSNNYGMRQSPEKLIPLTILNALDGKSLPIYGDGQNIRDWLYVIDHCEAIYSVLQQGKIGETYNIGGLNEQTNLTVVNKICAILDELVPKPNFSYSSLINFVPDRPGHDRRYAIDCSKIRRDLGWQPQENFDSALRKTVQWYLDNSDWVNQVRSATYQNWLKQNYENRK; the protein is encoded by the coding sequence ATGCTCACAGCATTAGTAACTGGTGGTGCTGGATTTATCGGTGCAAACTTTATTCTTTTAGCCCGAAAAAATAATTGGTTTAACATTATTAATTTAGACAAACTAACCTATGCTAGTAATATTGAAAACTTAGCAGAATTACGAGGCGATCGCAACTATCATTTTGTGCAAGGTGATATTTGTAATATTGAACTAATTAGTTACTTATTAAATCAATATCAACCTGATTTAATTATCAACTTTGCTGCCGAAAGTCACGTTGATCGTTCTATTTTTAGTCCGCAAGTATTTATTCAAACTAATGTAGTTGGTACATTTAATGTACTAGAAGCGAGTCGGCTTTATTGGCAAAAACTATCACCGCCAAAACAGCAACAATTTCGGTTTTTGCATATATCAACAGATGAAGTATACGGTTCACTTCAGCCTGATGAACCTGCTTTTCGAGAAGATACACCCTACGCGCCTAATAGTCCTTACGCAGCGTCTAAAGCCGCAGCGGATCATTTTGTGCGGGCATACTATCACACATATAAATTGCCTACTTTAACTACAAATTGCTCAAATAACTATGGAATGCGCCAGTCTCCAGAAAAACTTATTCCTCTAACTATCTTGAATGCTTTAGATGGTAAGTCATTACCAATATATGGTGATGGGCAGAATATTCGAGATTGGCTTTATGTTATCGACCATTGTGAGGCTATATATTCAGTTCTCCAACAGGGAAAAATTGGGGAAACATATAATATTGGTGGACTGAATGAACAAACAAATTTAACAGTTGTAAACAAAATCTGTGCCATACTTGATGAATTAGTACCAAAACCTAATTTTTCCTATTCTTCTTTGATAAATTTTGTTCCAGACCGCCCAGGACATGACCGAAGATATGCAATTGATTGTAGTAAAATCAGGCGTGATTTAGGTTGGCAACCTCAAGAAAACTTTGATAGTGCTTTAAGAAAAACAGTGCAATGGTATCTTGATAATTCAGATTGGGTCAATCAAGTACGTTCAGCAACTTACCAAAACTGGTTGAAACAAAACTACGAAAATCGCAAATGA
- a CDS encoding NAD-dependent epimerase/dehydratase: MRILIMGGTRFIGVYLTQILLKQGHEVVLFNRGNRSVPSGVGQIIGDRTDAAQLKEKLSQENFDIIFDNNGRELSDTQPLAEIFQGRVQQFIYMSSAGVYLKSDQLPHVEGDAVDPKSRHKGKHETEAHLAEKGLPFTSIRPTYIYGPSNYNELESWFFDRIVRDRPIAIPGNGLHITQLGHVQDLATAMSLVIGNQKAVGQIYNISGDRFVTFDGLARACVVAAGKSPDAIKIVHYDPKKFDFGKRKAFPMRVQHFFASVQKAQTQLNWQPKYDLISGLTDSLNNDYLANGRDKKEVDFSVDEEILQAV; encoded by the coding sequence ATGCGAATTTTGATTATGGGTGGCACTAGGTTCATTGGTGTTTACCTAACTCAAATACTTTTAAAACAAGGCCATGAGGTGGTACTGTTCAATCGTGGTAATCGTTCTGTACCGTCAGGAGTAGGACAAATTATAGGCGATCGCACGGATGCAGCACAGCTAAAAGAAAAATTATCACAAGAAAATTTTGACATCATTTTTGATAATAATGGTCGGGAACTCAGTGATACTCAGCCATTGGCAGAAATTTTCCAAGGTAGAGTGCAGCAGTTTATTTACATGAGTTCGGCGGGAGTATATCTCAAATCTGACCAGTTACCCCATGTTGAAGGGGATGCAGTAGATCCTAAAAGTCGTCATAAGGGTAAACATGAAACAGAAGCTCATTTAGCGGAAAAAGGCTTACCCTTTACCTCAATTCGCCCAACGTATATTTACGGGCCGAGTAATTACAACGAATTAGAAAGCTGGTTTTTTGATAGAATTGTGCGCGATCGCCCAATTGCTATTCCCGGTAACGGCTTGCATATTACCCAGTTGGGTCATGTGCAAGATTTAGCAACTGCTATGTCTTTGGTGATTGGCAATCAAAAAGCTGTGGGGCAGATTTATAATATTTCAGGCGATCGCTTTGTTACATTCGATGGTTTAGCCCGTGCTTGTGTTGTAGCGGCTGGCAAATCACCCGATGCAATTAAAATAGTTCACTACGACCCGAAAAAGTTTGATTTTGGCAAGCGCAAAGCCTTCCCGATGCGCGTTCAGCATTTCTTCGCATCGGTACAAAAAGCGCAAACCCAATTAAATTGGCAGCCGAAGTATGATTTAATTTCTGGGCTAACAGATTCCTTGAACAATGATTATCTCGCCAATGGACGGGATAAGAAAGAAGTAGATTTCTCTGTAGATGAAGAAATTTTACAAGCCGTGTAG